The Bradyrhizobium oligotrophicum S58 genome contains the following window.
CCACGTTCCAGCCAAAGCTCTTGAACGAATGCGTGAACTGGTTGATCGAGCCGCCATAGAGCTTTCGCGCGGCGATGAATTCGTCACCAGGGGACAGAAGCTGCTGCAAGGCCACGACCTGCGCGGCATGGCCCGAGGCGACCGCGAGCGCGGCGGTGCCGCCTTCGAGCGCGGCGACGCGCTCCTCCAGCACCGCGTTGGTCGGGTTGCCGATGCGGGTGTAGATGTTGCCGAACGCCTGCAGGCCGAACAGCGAGGCGGCATGATCGGCATCGTTGAACACGAACGACGTGGTTTGATAGATCGGCGTCGCCCGCGCGCCGGTGGTCGGGTCGGGCTGGGCGCCGGCGTGAATGGCGAGGGTGGCAAATCCCGGAGCACGTTCGGTCATGATGTTTCCTCTTGACTTGATCCCTCGCGCGGCGGCGCCGGCCGGCAGGGTGGATGATGGGAGACGGTGTCGACAGCGCGCATTTGTGCGCCTCCACGTCATCCCGGCGAAGGACATTTGCCACCGGCCAGGATGGCGTCAAGGTGGGCTGCGACAAACAATCGGATTTGAAATGCGTTGCTGTGTCGCGCCACTGAAGCGACACGTTCCTTTCGCAGATGCGTTACGTGGGATCGCTTCTGTCCTTTGCGGCGCGGTCGGCCGCTGTGGTGGCGCCGCCGCCGACGCTGGTGCGGTTGAGAGACAGTCGCATGCCCTGGGTCGGGATCGGCGCGCGCTTGGCGCTGATGGTGCGGGAGTTGACGCCCATCCAGGAGATCTCCGACGACAGCCGGCCGTATTCGATCTTGGGGCAACGGTTCATGACCACCTTCATCCCGGCGGCCTCGGCCTTCTCGGCCGCCGCATCATCACGTGCGCCGAGCTGCATCCAGATCACCTTCGGCAAGGGTGAGAGCTTCAGCGCCTCGTCGACCACGGGCATGATGTGCTGGGAGCTCCGGAAGATGTCGACCATGTCGAGCGGACGGCCGATGTCGGCGAGCGAGGCGACGAAGGGCCGGCCCATCAGGCTCTTGCCGACATGGCCGGGGTTCACAGGGATCATGTCATAGCCGCGCTGCACCAGATATTTGAACGCGAAGAAGCTCGGCCTGATCTCCGATGGCGAGGCGCCGACCATCGCGATCACCTTCACGCCGTTCAGGATGCTGCGGATGTAGTCGTCGGGATAGGTGTCGTGATTCATGGGCGTGCGCTTCTACTCGTTGTCGTCATTCCGGGGCGTGCGCAGCACGAGCCCGGAATCCATAACCACGATCGGGAGTATGGATTCTCAGATGCGCAATTGCGCATCATAGCTCGCCCTCTGGGTGCCCCGGAATGACGAAGTTAGTGAGACCGTCATTGCGAGGAGCGAAGCGACGAAGCAATCCAGGGGCTCGGGTGGGACTCTGGATTGCTTCGCTGCGCTCGCAATGACGGGGGAAAGTGCGGGGTAAACTACTCATCCCGCCACGTGGGCGTCCGCTTGTCGATGAAGGCGCCGATGCCTTCCTCTGCGTCGCGGGCGAGCATGTTCTGCGTCATCACCTCTGCCGCATAACGATAGGCGTCGGCAAGGTTCATTTCGGCCTGGCGG
Protein-coding sequences here:
- a CDS encoding CoA-binding protein; translated protein: MNHDTYPDDYIRSILNGVKVIAMVGASPSEIRPSFFAFKYLVQRGYDMIPVNPGHVGKSLMGRPFVASLADIGRPLDMVDIFRSSQHIMPVVDEALKLSPLPKVIWMQLGARDDAAAEKAEAAGMKVVMNRCPKIEYGRLSSEISWMGVNSRTISAKRAPIPTQGMRLSLNRTSVGGGATTAADRAAKDRSDPT